The Saccharomonospora glauca K62 genome has a segment encoding these proteins:
- a CDS encoding bifunctional [glutamine synthetase] adenylyltransferase/[glutamine synthetase]-adenylyl-L-tyrosine phosphorylase, translating to MADRARPGASAARYGFTERGAQEALRTTGWWNDVGPDPEAGDVLAALARTPDPNLALLTVERIRNADESAWPELDAALRTDFQFRARLLSVLGYSTVLGDLVVSDPGWWHRLAVPTLTPVREYDARLADAVTTDDGTVLTGTAAVRALRATYRGLLLEIAASDLAHVVEPKLEEVPLGEITGALTALAEAALRTGLLVAEHEVGHSADATLAVIAMGKCGARELNYVSDVDVVFVGEGDIGIATRLASTLMRVVSQACFEVDAALRPEGKTGALVRSLESHEAYYTRWARTWEFQALLKARPVAGDVELGRRYAELVAPMVWSAAEREDFVADVQRMRRRVERHVPADLADRELKLGRGGLRDVEFAVQLLQLVHGRADTTLRSPSTVDALEALGAGGYVGRADAAELRESYEFLRTVEHRLQLRGLRRTHLFPEFDDVEQLRWLARASGVRPSRGRAESEVLTAEFRRHARRVRRLHEKLFYRPLLEAVSKVPTAALRLTTQQAASRLAALGYLAPDGALRHIRALTAGVSRRAAIQQTLLPVLLDLFADTPDPDGGLLAYRRVSEALAETPWYLRVLRDEAAVVERLAMLLGTSKLVPDLLVRAPEVLQRLGDRDALAGRDPEEVARSLRAAAGRQPDMEATVVAARSLRRHELLRVACADLLGLLDVSSVCVALSSIWTAVLQAALAAALRRKAEEAGGERARIAVIGMGRLGGEELGYGSDADVMFVCEPVAGASDSEAVRFATAVAESVRSALGAPSQDPPLVVDTELRPEGRSGPLVRTLDSYLAYYARWGEVWEAQALLRARVVAGDAELGERFLEAIAPLRYPAGGLDAAKTRQIRRIKARVETERLPKGADPTTHTKLGRGGLADVEWTAQLMQLRYAHDVPELRTTSTSGALRTLADVGLADREDVNSLVRAWELATRARNVTMLVRGKSSDQLPASGRELAAVARVFGASADDDPGEFLDTYRRVTRRAHAVVQRLFYES from the coding sequence ATGGCTGATCGAGCTCGACCGGGGGCGTCGGCAGCTCGCTACGGCTTCACCGAGCGCGGCGCCCAAGAGGCATTGCGCACCACGGGTTGGTGGAACGACGTCGGCCCCGATCCCGAGGCCGGCGACGTGTTGGCGGCGCTCGCGCGTACGCCGGACCCCAATCTCGCGTTGCTCACCGTGGAGCGCATTCGGAACGCGGACGAGAGCGCGTGGCCGGAACTCGACGCCGCGTTGCGTACCGACTTCCAGTTTCGAGCCAGGCTGTTGTCGGTGCTCGGATATTCCACGGTGCTCGGCGACCTGGTCGTCAGTGATCCGGGGTGGTGGCATCGCCTCGCCGTACCCACGCTGACGCCGGTACGGGAGTACGACGCGCGGTTGGCCGATGCCGTCACCACCGACGACGGCACCGTGCTCACCGGCACGGCCGCCGTGCGAGCGTTGCGCGCCACGTATCGCGGCTTGTTGCTGGAGATCGCGGCGTCGGATCTCGCGCACGTCGTCGAGCCGAAGTTGGAGGAAGTGCCGCTCGGTGAGATCACCGGGGCGTTGACCGCCCTGGCCGAGGCCGCGTTGCGAACCGGGTTGCTAGTCGCCGAGCACGAGGTGGGACACAGCGCCGACGCGACGTTGGCGGTTATCGCGATGGGGAAGTGCGGCGCGCGCGAACTCAACTACGTCAGCGATGTCGACGTCGTGTTCGTCGGCGAGGGAGACATCGGGATCGCGACGAGGTTGGCCTCGACACTCATGCGTGTCGTGAGTCAGGCCTGTTTCGAGGTCGACGCGGCGCTGCGGCCGGAGGGGAAGACCGGGGCTCTCGTCCGGTCGCTCGAAAGCCACGAGGCGTACTACACGCGATGGGCCAGGACGTGGGAGTTCCAGGCGTTGCTCAAGGCGAGGCCGGTGGCGGGCGATGTCGAGTTGGGGCGTCGTTACGCCGAGCTTGTCGCGCCCATGGTCTGGTCGGCCGCGGAACGGGAGGACTTCGTCGCCGACGTGCAGCGGATGCGCCGTCGTGTCGAGCGGCACGTCCCCGCCGATCTCGCCGACCGGGAACTGAAACTCGGCCGTGGCGGGCTGCGTGACGTCGAGTTCGCCGTTCAGTTGCTCCAGCTCGTGCACGGCCGAGCCGACACCACGCTGCGATCACCTTCTACTGTGGACGCGCTGGAGGCGTTGGGGGCCGGTGGCTACGTGGGCAGGGCCGACGCGGCGGAGTTGCGGGAGTCCTACGAGTTCCTGCGCACGGTGGAACACCGGTTGCAACTCAGGGGACTGCGGCGCACCCACCTGTTCCCCGAGTTCGACGACGTGGAACAGCTGCGGTGGTTGGCACGGGCGAGCGGGGTGCGGCCGTCGCGAGGCCGCGCCGAGAGCGAAGTGTTGACCGCCGAGTTCCGTAGGCACGCGCGCCGGGTGCGGCGGTTGCACGAGAAGTTGTTCTACCGGCCGCTGCTGGAGGCGGTGTCGAAGGTTCCCACGGCGGCGTTGCGGTTGACGACCCAGCAGGCCGCCAGCCGGTTGGCGGCACTCGGGTACCTCGCCCCCGACGGGGCGCTCCGGCACATCCGTGCGTTGACGGCCGGGGTGTCGAGGAGGGCAGCGATCCAGCAGACGCTGTTGCCCGTGCTGCTGGATCTGTTCGCGGACACCCCCGATCCGGACGGTGGTCTGCTGGCGTACCGGCGCGTGTCCGAAGCGTTGGCCGAAACCCCGTGGTATCTCAGGGTGTTGCGGGACGAGGCGGCCGTCGTCGAGCGGCTCGCCATGTTGCTGGGAACCTCCAAACTGGTGCCGGACCTGTTGGTACGTGCTCCCGAGGTGTTGCAACGGCTGGGGGATCGCGACGCGCTCGCGGGGCGGGACCCCGAGGAAGTGGCACGGTCGTTGCGTGCCGCGGCGGGCAGGCAGCCGGACATGGAGGCCACCGTGGTGGCGGCGCGTTCACTGCGCCGGCACGAGTTGCTGCGGGTGGCGTGTGCCGACCTGCTCGGACTGCTCGACGTCAGCTCGGTCTGCGTCGCGTTGTCGTCCATCTGGACGGCGGTGTTGCAAGCGGCGTTGGCCGCCGCCCTGCGGAGGAAGGCCGAGGAAGCGGGCGGTGAGCGGGCACGCATCGCCGTGATCGGCATGGGCAGGCTCGGCGGCGAGGAGCTCGGGTACGGCTCCGACGCCGACGTGATGTTCGTGTGCGAACCGGTGGCCGGTGCGAGCGACTCCGAGGCCGTCCGGTTCGCCACCGCCGTGGCCGAGTCGGTGCGTTCGGCGCTCGGGGCGCCGAGTCAGGACCCGCCGTTGGTGGTGGACACCGAGTTACGGCCCGAGGGACGCAGCGGCCCGCTGGTCCGCACGTTGGACTCCTACCTCGCCTACTACGCCCGCTGGGGAGAGGTGTGGGAGGCCCAGGCCCTGTTGCGGGCTCGGGTCGTGGCCGGTGACGCGGAACTCGGGGAGCGCTTCCTGGAGGCCATAGCGCCCCTGCGCTACCCGGCCGGCGGTCTCGACGCGGCGAAGACACGTCAGATCCGGCGCATCAAGGCGAGAGTGGAGACCGAACGCCTGCCCAAGGGCGCGGACCCCACCACGCACACGAAACTCGGCCGTGGCGGTCTGGCGGACGTGGAGTGGACGGCGCAGTTGATGCAGTTGCGGTACGCCCACGACGTTCCCGAGCTGCGCACGACCTCGACTTCCGGCGCGTTGCGGACGCTCGCCGACGTGGGGTTGGCCGATCGGGAGGACGTGAACTCGCTCGTCCGGGCCTGGGAACTGGCCACTCGGGCGCGCAACGTGACGATGCTCGTCCGAGGCAAGTCGTCCGATCAGCTTCCCGCCTCGGGACGGGAACTGGCCGCGGTGGCGCGGGTGTTCGGGGCTTCCGCCGACGACGATCCGGGGGAATTCCTCGACACCTACCGGCGGGTGACCCGTCGCGCTCATGCCGTGGTGCAGCGGTTGTTCTACGAGTCGTGA
- a CDS encoding RDD family protein, protein MARWTGEWLQTLSSGGATTQEPPQWPGERFGLPEHGPRSVAGSGRRLLALVVDLVLASLLTALFTRPDYSDLAAMQEHNFWALATWAVITVVPVALFGFTPGMAVTGIRVARLDGKAVIGLWRAALRCVLTFFVIPAAVRNPDNRGWHDRLTNTVVVSMR, encoded by the coding sequence GTGGCACGATGGACCGGCGAATGGCTGCAGACACTCTCGTCCGGAGGGGCGACCACTCAAGAGCCCCCTCAGTGGCCGGGTGAGCGCTTCGGACTTCCCGAGCACGGGCCCCGCTCCGTGGCGGGCTCGGGGCGGCGGTTGCTCGCGCTCGTGGTGGACCTGGTCCTCGCGTCCCTGCTGACGGCCCTTTTCACGCGCCCGGACTACTCCGATCTGGCCGCCATGCAGGAACACAACTTCTGGGCGTTGGCGACCTGGGCCGTCATCACGGTCGTACCCGTGGCGCTCTTCGGGTTCACCCCCGGCATGGCGGTGACGGGCATCCGTGTGGCGAGGCTGGACGGCAAGGCCGTCATCGGACTATGGCGGGCCGCCCTGCGGTGCGTGCTGACCTTCTTCGTCATTCCCGCCGCTGTACGCAACCCCGACAACCGTGGCTGGCACGACCGCCTCACCAACACCGTCGTGGTGTCGATGCGGTAA
- a CDS encoding alpha/beta hydrolase produces the protein MRTTKRYPAMAATLLLLSSLTACSSSADDGPTVPAGPVPEGLEEFYSQRLEWGDCAPYAKDATARQAFAGEGLECARLTVPLSYSEPQGTTITVGLLRKRASDPDNRIGSLVLNPGGPGGSGMSAAAQLSTAVENTELGERFDLVGFDPRGIGASEPTVKCLTDAEMDADRADMTAMDGVDDVADAEREAKEFAAKCAERTPHGEKMLANLGTRDVVRDMDVLRSALGDEKLTYLGYSYGTRIGYTYAETFPRNVRALLLDGALDPEQDMLDSLVAQAEGFGGTFGKFVEWCVTRPDCALGSNADTAVQAYQDLVRPLLDEPVKLPDGRVLSYEDATTGTVAALYSKQLWPSLNRGLATLAEGEGTLMMALADTYYERGPDGKYSSTQTGLVAIRCVDDPPVTDRESIEAAQAEYLEKAEFLDPGLPPSSARDACAFWPVEHTSEPHLPDVEGIPPTLVVSTTNDPATPYQAGVNLAKAMGGRLLTFEGAQHTAFLSVGNECVDRAGIAYLVHGTLPPEGTRCR, from the coding sequence GTGCGCACGACGAAACGCTACCCGGCGATGGCGGCGACGCTCCTCCTTCTTTCGTCGCTGACCGCCTGTTCGAGCTCTGCCGACGACGGACCGACCGTGCCCGCGGGCCCGGTCCCCGAGGGACTGGAGGAGTTCTACTCCCAGCGGCTCGAATGGGGTGACTGCGCGCCGTACGCCAAGGACGCGACGGCGAGGCAGGCGTTCGCGGGTGAGGGCCTGGAGTGCGCGAGGCTCACCGTCCCGTTGTCCTACTCCGAGCCGCAAGGCACCACGATCACCGTCGGGTTGCTTCGCAAGCGGGCGAGCGACCCCGACAACCGCATCGGCTCGCTGGTGCTGAACCCGGGCGGTCCCGGTGGCTCGGGAATGAGCGCGGCGGCGCAGCTTTCGACCGCCGTCGAGAACACCGAGTTGGGTGAGCGGTTCGACCTCGTGGGCTTTGACCCGCGCGGGATAGGGGCGAGCGAGCCCACCGTCAAATGCCTCACCGACGCCGAGATGGACGCCGACCGCGCCGACATGACCGCCATGGACGGCGTCGACGACGTCGCCGACGCGGAGCGGGAGGCGAAGGAGTTCGCCGCCAAGTGCGCCGAACGCACCCCGCACGGCGAGAAGATGCTCGCCAACCTCGGCACCCGCGACGTGGTGCGCGACATGGACGTGCTGCGATCCGCGCTGGGCGACGAGAAGCTCACCTATCTCGGCTACTCCTACGGCACGCGCATCGGCTACACCTACGCCGAGACGTTCCCACGCAACGTGCGCGCGCTGCTGCTCGACGGGGCGCTCGACCCCGAGCAGGACATGCTCGACTCGTTGGTCGCCCAGGCCGAGGGGTTCGGTGGCACCTTCGGCAAGTTCGTCGAGTGGTGCGTCACCCGCCCCGACTGCGCGCTGGGAAGCAACGCGGACACGGCCGTGCAGGCCTACCAGGACCTCGTCCGTCCGCTGCTGGACGAGCCGGTGAAACTGCCCGACGGCCGAGTGCTCTCCTACGAGGACGCCACCACCGGCACCGTGGCGGCGCTGTACAGCAAGCAGCTCTGGCCGAGCCTCAACCGGGGGCTGGCCACACTCGCCGAGGGCGAGGGCACGCTCATGATGGCGTTGGCCGACACCTACTACGAGCGCGGTCCCGACGGGAAGTACTCCTCGACGCAGACGGGCCTGGTGGCGATCCGCTGCGTCGACGACCCGCCCGTGACCGACCGCGAGAGCATCGAGGCGGCCCAGGCCGAGTACTTGGAGAAGGCCGAGTTCCTCGACCCCGGTCTGCCGCCCTCCTCGGCGAGGGACGCCTGCGCGTTCTGGCCGGTCGAGCACACTTCCGAGCCCCACCTGCCCGACGTCGAGGGGATACCGCCGACGCTGGTGGTCTCCACGACGAACGACCCCGCCACGCCGTACCAGGCGGGCGTCAACCTCGCGAAGGCGATGGGCGGCAGGCTCCTGACGTTCGAGGGCGCCCAGCACACGGCGTTCCTCTCGGTGGGCAACGAGTGCGTCGACCGCGCGGGTATCGCCTACCTCGTCCACGGCACCCTTCCCCCGGAGGGCACCCGATGCCGGTGA
- a CDS encoding DoxX family protein has protein sequence MFRLTGLVGVDVLDGWQPSLRAALALMLVFTGIPHFLPGWRDEMAAMIPSVLPRPRLLVAVTGVLELGGAVALLVPPLARWAAMGLALLMLAMFPANVSAARRNLTLGGKPVTPLPLRTVLQVIFVGAAVAAAL, from the coding sequence GTGTTCCGCCTGACCGGTCTGGTCGGGGTGGACGTCCTGGACGGTTGGCAGCCCTCACTGCGCGCGGCGTTGGCGCTGATGCTGGTGTTCACGGGGATTCCGCACTTCCTGCCGGGTTGGCGCGACGAGATGGCGGCCATGATCCCGTCCGTCCTGCCCCGTCCCCGGTTGCTGGTGGCCGTCACGGGCGTGCTGGAACTGGGTGGCGCCGTGGCACTGCTCGTCCCGCCCCTGGCCCGGTGGGCCGCCATGGGGTTGGCGCTGCTAATGCTGGCGATGTTCCCCGCCAACGTGTCAGCGGCCCGGCGCAATCTCACCTTGGGCGGCAAGCCGGTCACCCCGTTACCGCTCCGCACGGTACTGCAGGTGATCTTCGTCGGCGCGGCCGTCGCCGCCGCCTTGTGA
- a CDS encoding TetR/AcrR family transcriptional regulator, with product MGKIGSSGYHHGNLRRVLLDAALEAIVEQGPTAWSLRELARRANVSHAAPAHHFGDKTGVLTAVAAEGYELFADALERESHDFQRVGLAYVRFALERPAYFTVMFRPDLYRVDDPDVAAARDRARAVLVAGARTFAAGTAPDRAVVLAAWSCAHGFAHLWSSGALPESVAGDPERTVGEMFRSLFGGSHADGPPA from the coding sequence GTGGGAAAGATCGGAAGCTCGGGCTATCACCACGGGAACCTGAGGCGCGTACTCCTCGACGCCGCACTCGAGGCCATCGTCGAACAGGGCCCCACGGCCTGGAGTCTGCGGGAACTCGCCCGGCGGGCCAACGTCTCCCATGCCGCTCCCGCGCATCACTTCGGTGACAAGACCGGGGTGCTCACCGCCGTGGCCGCGGAGGGGTACGAGTTGTTCGCCGACGCCCTCGAACGCGAGTCGCACGACTTCCAGCGAGTCGGCCTGGCCTACGTGCGGTTCGCTCTGGAGAGACCCGCCTACTTCACCGTGATGTTCCGCCCCGACCTCTACCGCGTCGACGACCCGGATGTGGCCGCGGCGCGGGACCGTGCCCGTGCGGTACTCGTCGCCGGTGCCCGCACGTTTGCGGCCGGTACCGCGCCCGACAGGGCCGTCGTCCTGGCCGCCTGGTCGTGCGCCCACGGTTTCGCTCATCTGTGGTCGAGCGGCGCGTTGCCGGAAAGCGTGGCCGGCGACCCGGAACGGACGGTCGGTGAGATGTTCCGCAGCCTGTTCGGCGGCTCGCACGCCGACGGCCCGCCGGCATGA
- a CDS encoding acyl-CoA thioesterase, whose product MSELEPFRVRIKVRHYELDSLGHVNHAVYHQYGEIARTELFDKAGGLEGELRQRGMAPVLLESHIVYRRELRAGDVVDVSCRTKFGDGKVFWMDSDIVKTDGTLSAEIRCTLGLMDLNLRKLVAEPRKRFAEAGLDVDLLGGAA is encoded by the coding sequence GTGAGTGAGCTGGAGCCGTTTCGAGTCCGGATCAAAGTGCGCCATTACGAGCTCGACAGTCTCGGCCACGTGAACCATGCCGTGTACCACCAGTACGGCGAGATCGCTCGGACGGAGTTGTTCGACAAAGCCGGGGGCCTCGAGGGCGAGCTTCGGCAGCGGGGGATGGCTCCCGTGCTGTTGGAGTCGCACATCGTCTACCGCCGGGAGTTGCGTGCGGGCGATGTGGTGGACGTGAGCTGCCGCACGAAATTCGGCGACGGCAAGGTGTTCTGGATGGACAGCGACATCGTCAAGACCGACGGGACGCTGTCGGCCGAGATCCGATGCACGCTCGGCCTCATGGACCTGAACCTGCGCAAGCTCGTGGCCGAGCCCCGTAAGCGTTTCGCCGAGGCCGGACTCGACGTCGACCTGCTCGGCGGTGCCGCGTAA
- the glnA gene encoding type I glutamate--ammonia ligase, translating to MSTTPEDVLRLIADEDVQFVDVRFCDLPGVMQHFTVPASSFDADVFEEGLAFDGSSVRGFQSIHESDMLLLPDPATARIDPFRKHKTLSLNFSVHDPFTREPYSRDPRNIARKAEQYITESGIADTAFFGPEAEFYIFDSVRFDSSEHATFHEIDSIEGWWNTGREEEGGNKGYKTKFKGGYFPVPPVDHYADLRDEISRRLIESGFVLERAHHEVGTAGQTEINYRFNTLLHAADDLQLFKYIVKNTAFAAGKTATFMPKPLFGDNGSGMHCHQSLWKDGEPLFYDESGYAGLSDTARYYIGGILTHAPSLLAFTNPTINSYHRLVPGFEAPVSLVYSQRNRSACVRIPITGSNAKAKRIEFRCPDSSGNPYLAFAAMVMAGLDGIKNKIEPPEPIDKDLYELPPEEAKDVKLVPSDLGTVLDTLENDHDYLLEGGVFTPDVIETWIAYKRENEIDPLRLRPHPYEFALYYDV from the coding sequence GTGTCCACTACTCCAGAGGACGTCCTACGTCTGATCGCGGACGAGGACGTGCAGTTCGTCGATGTGAGGTTCTGTGACCTGCCCGGCGTGATGCAGCACTTCACCGTTCCCGCGTCGTCGTTCGACGCGGACGTGTTCGAGGAAGGTCTCGCGTTCGACGGATCGTCGGTCCGCGGCTTCCAGTCGATTCACGAGTCCGACATGCTGCTGCTGCCCGATCCCGCGACGGCTCGCATCGACCCGTTCCGCAAGCACAAGACGTTGTCGCTGAACTTCTCCGTGCACGACCCGTTCACTCGCGAGCCCTACAGCCGCGACCCGCGCAACATCGCGCGGAAGGCCGAGCAGTACATCACGGAGTCCGGGATCGCCGACACGGCCTTCTTCGGCCCGGAAGCCGAGTTCTACATCTTCGACTCGGTGCGCTTCGACTCCTCGGAGCACGCGACCTTCCACGAGATCGACTCGATCGAGGGCTGGTGGAACACCGGCCGCGAGGAGGAAGGCGGCAACAAGGGCTACAAGACCAAGTTCAAGGGCGGCTACTTCCCCGTACCTCCCGTGGACCACTACGCCGACCTGCGTGACGAGATCTCGCGGCGGCTCATCGAGTCGGGCTTCGTCCTGGAGCGTGCGCACCACGAGGTGGGCACCGCCGGCCAGACCGAGATCAACTACCGCTTCAACACGCTCCTGCACGCGGCCGACGACCTGCAGCTGTTCAAGTACATCGTCAAGAACACGGCGTTCGCCGCGGGCAAGACGGCGACCTTCATGCCCAAGCCCCTGTTCGGCGACAACGGGTCGGGCATGCACTGCCACCAGTCGCTGTGGAAGGACGGAGAGCCGCTCTTCTACGACGAGTCCGGTTACGCGGGCCTGTCCGACACGGCTCGCTACTACATCGGCGGCATCCTGACCCACGCGCCGAGCCTGCTGGCGTTCACGAACCCGACCATCAACTCCTACCACCGTCTGGTGCCGGGCTTCGAGGCGCCGGTCAGCCTCGTGTACTCGCAGCGCAACCGCTCCGCGTGCGTGCGCATCCCGATCACGGGAAGCAACGCCAAGGCCAAGCGCATCGAATTCCGGTGCCCCGACTCGTCCGGGAACCCGTACCTGGCGTTCGCGGCGATGGTGATGGCCGGGCTCGACGGCATCAAGAACAAGATCGAGCCTCCGGAGCCCATCGACAAGGACCTCTACGAGCTGCCCCCGGAGGAGGCCAAGGACGTCAAGCTGGTGCCGAGCGACCTGGGCACCGTGCTCGACACCCTGGAGAACGACCACGACTACCTCCTCGAAGGTGGCGTCTTCACCCCCGACGTGATCGAGACGTGGATCGCGTACAAGCGGGAGAACGAGATCGACCCGCTGCGTCTGCGCCCGCACCCGTACGAGTTCGCGCTCTACTACGACGTGTGA
- a CDS encoding type 1 glutamine amidotransferase translates to MSAPRLLVVQLDPLEPLGPLGDWFAEAGASIDSRSMPEHELPSSLDDHDGIVVLGGRMKAEQDDRYPWLAAVRSLLSAAVAHDKSTLGICLGAQLLAAAAGGRVRAGHDGPEIGPALVAKKDAAWTDPLFADLPLLQDVLEFHTDEIAQLPPGAVLLGASPRYENQAFRLGRKVYGLQFHIETTPDVVLRWAADLGEGADAVPASLDEEALTQAHADIAETWRPFAHRFVELAAGKLEPAQPVRPSLPITDG, encoded by the coding sequence GTGAGCGCACCTCGTCTTCTCGTTGTCCAGCTGGACCCGTTGGAGCCATTGGGACCACTCGGTGACTGGTTCGCCGAGGCTGGTGCGTCGATCGATTCGCGATCGATGCCGGAACACGAGTTGCCCTCCTCGCTGGACGACCACGACGGAATCGTGGTGCTCGGTGGCCGGATGAAGGCCGAGCAGGACGACCGTTATCCGTGGTTGGCCGCAGTCAGGTCGCTGTTGAGCGCGGCCGTCGCGCACGACAAGAGCACGCTGGGTATTTGCCTCGGCGCGCAGTTGCTCGCGGCCGCGGCCGGAGGTCGGGTGAGGGCCGGGCATGACGGGCCGGAGATCGGTCCGGCACTCGTGGCGAAGAAAGACGCGGCATGGACCGACCCGTTGTTCGCAGACCTCCCTCTTTTGCAGGACGTCCTGGAGTTCCATACGGACGAGATCGCTCAACTACCACCGGGGGCCGTCCTGCTGGGGGCGTCGCCGAGGTACGAGAATCAGGCGTTCCGCTTGGGGCGGAAGGTTTACGGCCTCCAGTTCCACATCGAGACCACCCCGGACGTGGTGTTGCGTTGGGCGGCCGACCTCGGGGAGGGAGCGGATGCCGTACCGGCCTCGCTCGACGAGGAGGCGTTGACACAGGCTCATGCCGACATCGCCGAGACATGGCGGCCCTTCGCTCATCGGTTCGTCGAACTCGCCGCGGGGAAGCTCGAACCCGCGCAGCCCGTCCGTCCCTCCCTGCCGATCACCGATGGCTGA
- a CDS encoding LppX_LprAFG lipoprotein — translation MVLRRLARLSLVALIGSASLSACAGNPDNTGPLPEATGLVEEAAENLRELTSVAFEFRVSGEIPGLSVREVEGVADREGGPNGTASGEADAQLFTERVQYSFVLTDDTLTLTDPDGETTQRPAPAEYTPARLLDPEKGLRRLLTEATDLQTETREELDDVETYRVDGELDHRAISALVAGVHDDVDVKFWIAGASGRLMRIWVQVPPRKKNEGAVQLELALSEHNATGSRSADEPADRS, via the coding sequence ATGGTCCTCCGTCGTCTTGCTCGGCTCTCCCTCGTCGCGCTGATCGGGTCGGCGTCGCTGTCGGCGTGCGCCGGTAACCCGGACAACACCGGGCCGCTCCCCGAGGCGACGGGGTTGGTCGAGGAAGCTGCGGAGAACCTGCGCGAGCTGACCAGCGTGGCCTTCGAGTTCCGGGTGAGCGGCGAGATCCCCGGCCTGTCGGTGCGGGAGGTCGAAGGTGTCGCCGATCGTGAGGGCGGACCGAACGGCACGGCGAGCGGGGAAGCCGACGCGCAACTGTTCACCGAACGCGTCCAGTACTCGTTCGTCCTCACCGACGACACCCTCACGCTGACCGACCCGGACGGCGAGACCACTCAGCGGCCCGCGCCCGCCGAGTACACCCCGGCTCGGTTGCTGGACCCCGAAAAGGGCCTCCGGCGACTGCTCACGGAGGCCACCGACCTACAGACGGAGACCCGCGAGGAACTGGACGACGTCGAGACCTACCGGGTCGACGGCGAGTTGGACCATCGGGCCATCTCGGCACTGGTGGCGGGGGTGCACGACGACGTCGACGTCAAGTTCTGGATCGCGGGTGCAAGCGGCCGGCTCATGCGGATCTGGGTTCAGGTACCGCCGAGGAAGAAGAACGAAGGCGCCGTGCAGTTGGAGCTCGCCCTGAGCGAGCACAACGCGACCGGCTCCCGGTCCGCGGACGAGCCCGCGGACCGGTCGTGA
- the glnA gene encoding type I glutamate--ammonia ligase: MDRQQEFVLRTLEERDIRFVRLWFTDVLGFLKSVAIAPAELEGAFNEGIGFDGSAIEGFARVYESDMVAKPDPATFQVLPWETTDGDRYSARMFCDIAMPDGSPSWADPRHVLRRQLAKASEAGFTCYVHPEIEFFLLANMPEDGREPEPADNGGYFDQASHATATHFRRHAIEALEEMGISVEFSHHEGAPGQQEIDLRYADALTMADNVMTFRYVVKEVAITQGVRATFMPKPFSDQPGSGMHTHVSLFEGDRNAFYSPEDPYELSETGKAFVAGLLHHAREISAITNQWVNSYKRLIQGGEAPTTVSWGRANRSALVRVPMYSPGKASSRRVEIRTPDSACNPYLAYSVILAAGLKGIEKGYELPPAAEDNIWSLSDAERKAAGYVELPQNLGEALAEMERSELLPEALGEHVYDFFLRNKRVEWDNYRSQVTPYELKTLLPVL; encoded by the coding sequence ATGGATCGCCAGCAGGAGTTCGTGCTGCGCACGCTGGAGGAACGCGACATCAGGTTCGTGCGCCTGTGGTTCACCGACGTCCTCGGGTTCCTCAAGTCGGTGGCCATCGCGCCCGCCGAACTCGAAGGCGCCTTCAACGAGGGCATCGGTTTCGACGGCTCGGCCATCGAAGGCTTCGCGCGGGTGTACGAGTCCGACATGGTGGCCAAACCCGATCCTGCGACGTTCCAGGTCCTGCCTTGGGAGACCACGGACGGCGACCGCTACTCCGCGCGGATGTTCTGCGACATCGCCATGCCGGACGGCTCGCCCTCGTGGGCCGATCCCCGCCACGTGCTGCGCCGCCAGCTCGCGAAGGCCAGTGAGGCGGGCTTCACCTGCTACGTGCATCCCGAGATCGAGTTCTTCCTCCTGGCCAACATGCCCGAGGACGGTCGGGAGCCCGAGCCCGCCGACAACGGGGGGTACTTCGACCAGGCCAGCCACGCCACGGCGACCCATTTCCGCCGCCACGCCATCGAGGCGTTGGAGGAGATGGGCATCTCCGTCGAGTTCTCCCACCACGAGGGCGCGCCGGGGCAGCAGGAGATCGACCTGCGGTACGCCGACGCGCTGACGATGGCCGACAACGTGATGACGTTCCGCTACGTCGTCAAGGAGGTCGCCATCACGCAGGGCGTGCGAGCCACCTTCATGCCGAAGCCGTTCAGCGACCAACCCGGTTCGGGGATGCACACCCACGTGTCGTTGTTCGAAGGCGACCGCAACGCCTTCTACAGCCCGGAGGACCCGTATGAGTTGTCCGAGACGGGCAAGGCCTTCGTTGCGGGGCTGCTGCACCACGCGAGGGAGATCTCGGCGATCACGAACCAGTGGGTGAACTCCTACAAGCGTCTGATCCAGGGCGGCGAGGCCCCGACGACGGTCTCGTGGGGGCGTGCCAATCGTTCGGCGCTGGTGCGCGTACCCATGTACTCGCCGGGCAAGGCGTCCTCGCGACGGGTGGAGATCCGCACCCCCGACTCGGCGTGCAACCCCTACCTGGCGTACTCGGTGATCCTCGCGGCCGGACTGAAGGGGATCGAGAAGGGCTACGAACTGCCGCCCGCCGCCGAGGACAACATCTGGTCGCTCTCCGACGCCGAGCGCAAGGCGGCCGGCTACGTCGAGCTGCCCCAGAACCTGGGCGAGGCACTCGCCGAGATGGAACGGTCGGAGTTGCTACCGGAGGCCCTGGGCGAGCACGTCTACGACTTCTTCCTCCGCAACAAGCGCGTCGAGTGGGACAACTACCGCAGCCAGGTCACGCCGTACGAGCTGAAGACCTTGCTTCCGGTGCTGTGA